The following are encoded together in the Coffea arabica cultivar ET-39 chromosome 1c, Coffea Arabica ET-39 HiFi, whole genome shotgun sequence genome:
- the LOC113726491 gene encoding serine carboxypeptidase-like 2 isoform X1, which produces MEKLQVLLRLPIFCNLFLLLVYVQACSNLAMAGSIVKFLPGFQGPLPFELETGYIGVGESEDVQLFYAFIKSESNPESDPLILWLDGGPGCSSFIALFFGTGPVIVEPLSFDGTLPNLILNPYTWTKVVSIIFLDSPVGTGFSYAKTAKASQSSDFQASDQAYEFIRKWLQDHQEYKSNPFYVSGISYGGIPVPILTQLISNGNEDGIELRIDLKGYILGNPQIKVSGLLNYRVPFAYRMGLISDELYESLKVSCKGEYEIIDPSNAMCLKNMQAYNELVVRNIDNQNILIPVCHPLSREPNKIFTGGRSIMQMLYEKFEELDVRESTPVKCRTEWTMLLQHWANNKSVQEALHVRRETIGQWLSCNGTLPYTKNAVSVVPYLANLSTKGYRSLIYSGDHDLLAPHIETQAWIRSLDYPIIDDWRQWIHEGQVAGYTRTYANKMTFATVKGGSHVAYMFKPAECRTMLERWISHQPL; this is translated from the exons ATGGAGAAGTTGCAGGTGCTCCTAAGGCTTCCTATCTTCTGCAACCTGTTCTTGCTGCTAGTTTATGTTCAAGCATGCTCAAACCTTGCTATGGCTGGTTCCATAGTTAAGTTTCTTCCAGGATTTCAAGGACCCCTCCCCTTTGAACTCGAAACCGG GTACATTGGAGTTGGTGAATCAGAGGATGTGCAGCTCTTCTACGCTTTTATCAAGTCAGAGTCAAATCCTGAATCGGATCCTCTTATCCTTTGGTTAGATGGAGGACCTGGCTGCAGTTCATTTATTGCACTTTTCTTTGGGACAG GGCCAGTAATTGTCGAGCCATTGTCGTTCGACGGCACTCTGCCCAACTTGATATTAAATCCCTATACTTGGACCAAG GTTGTAAGCATCATCTTTCTGGATTCGCCAGTTGGAACTGGTTTTTCTTATGCTAAGACTGCAAAAGCTTCTCAATCTTCAGATTTTCAAGCCTCTGATCAAGCTTATGAATTTATCAGGAAG TGGCTACAGGATCACCAAGAGTACAAGTCGAATCCATTCTATGTTAGTGGAATCTCGTATGGGGGCATTCCTGTTCCAATATTAACTCAACTTATATCAAATG GAAACGAGGACGGCATTGAACTGCGTATTGATCTTAAG GGATACATACTTGGAAATCCACAGATCAAGGTTTCAGGACTTCTGAACTATAGGGTTCCGTTTGCTTATAGGATGGGGCTGATTTCTGATGAACTCTATGAG TCCTTGAAGGTTAGCTGTAAAGGGGAATATGAAATCATAGATCCCAGTAATGCAATGTGTTTGAAAAATATGCAGGCATACAATGAG TTGGTGGTTCGTAATATTGACAATCAAAATATCTTGATTCCCGTATGTCATCCCCTTTCACGAGAGCCAAATAAAATATTTACCGGTGGGAGATCCATTATGCAAATGTTGTATGAGAAGTTTGAAGAGCTAGACGTTCGGGAATCTACTCCAGTCAAATGTCGA ACGGAATGGACTATGCTCCTTCAGCACTGGGCTAACAACAAGAGCGTCCAAGAGGCCCTCCATGTGCGAAGG GAAACTATCGGACAGTGGTTAAGCTGCAACGGTACCTTGCCATACACAAAAAATGCAGTGAGTGTTGTACCATATCTTGCAAACCTTAGCACTAAAGGTTATAGATCCCTTATATACAG TGGTGACCATGATCTGTTGGCCCCGCACATTGAAACTCAAGCGTGGATAAGATCTCTAGATTACCCAATTATTGACGATTGGAGACAGTGGATTCATGAAGGCCAAGTTGCCGG TTACACAAGGACCTACGCAAATAAGATGACATTTGCAACAGTGAAG GGAGGAAGCCATGTTGCTTATATGTTCAAGCCTGCCGAATGCAGAACTATGCTTGAGAGATGGATATCGCATCAGCCTCTCTAA
- the LOC113726491 gene encoding serine carboxypeptidase-like 2 isoform X2 → MEKLQVLLRLPIFCNLFLLLVYVQACSNLAMAGSIVKFLPGFQGPLPFELETGYIGVGESEDVQLFYAFIKSESNPESDPLILWLDGGPGCSSFIALFFGTGPVIVEPLSFDGTLPNLILNPYTWTKVVSIIFLDSPVGTGFSYAKTAKASQSSDFQASDQAYEFIRKWLQDHQEYKSNPFYVSGISYGGIPVPILTQLISNGNEDGIELRIDLKGYILGNPQIKVSGLLNYRVPFAYRMGLISDELYELVVRNIDNQNILIPVCHPLSREPNKIFTGGRSIMQMLYEKFEELDVRESTPVKCRTEWTMLLQHWANNKSVQEALHVRRETIGQWLSCNGTLPYTKNAVSVVPYLANLSTKGYRSLIYSGDHDLLAPHIETQAWIRSLDYPIIDDWRQWIHEGQVAGYTRTYANKMTFATVKGGSHVAYMFKPAECRTMLERWISHQPL, encoded by the exons ATGGAGAAGTTGCAGGTGCTCCTAAGGCTTCCTATCTTCTGCAACCTGTTCTTGCTGCTAGTTTATGTTCAAGCATGCTCAAACCTTGCTATGGCTGGTTCCATAGTTAAGTTTCTTCCAGGATTTCAAGGACCCCTCCCCTTTGAACTCGAAACCGG GTACATTGGAGTTGGTGAATCAGAGGATGTGCAGCTCTTCTACGCTTTTATCAAGTCAGAGTCAAATCCTGAATCGGATCCTCTTATCCTTTGGTTAGATGGAGGACCTGGCTGCAGTTCATTTATTGCACTTTTCTTTGGGACAG GGCCAGTAATTGTCGAGCCATTGTCGTTCGACGGCACTCTGCCCAACTTGATATTAAATCCCTATACTTGGACCAAG GTTGTAAGCATCATCTTTCTGGATTCGCCAGTTGGAACTGGTTTTTCTTATGCTAAGACTGCAAAAGCTTCTCAATCTTCAGATTTTCAAGCCTCTGATCAAGCTTATGAATTTATCAGGAAG TGGCTACAGGATCACCAAGAGTACAAGTCGAATCCATTCTATGTTAGTGGAATCTCGTATGGGGGCATTCCTGTTCCAATATTAACTCAACTTATATCAAATG GAAACGAGGACGGCATTGAACTGCGTATTGATCTTAAG GGATACATACTTGGAAATCCACAGATCAAGGTTTCAGGACTTCTGAACTATAGGGTTCCGTTTGCTTATAGGATGGGGCTGATTTCTGATGAACTCTATGAG TTGGTGGTTCGTAATATTGACAATCAAAATATCTTGATTCCCGTATGTCATCCCCTTTCACGAGAGCCAAATAAAATATTTACCGGTGGGAGATCCATTATGCAAATGTTGTATGAGAAGTTTGAAGAGCTAGACGTTCGGGAATCTACTCCAGTCAAATGTCGA ACGGAATGGACTATGCTCCTTCAGCACTGGGCTAACAACAAGAGCGTCCAAGAGGCCCTCCATGTGCGAAGG GAAACTATCGGACAGTGGTTAAGCTGCAACGGTACCTTGCCATACACAAAAAATGCAGTGAGTGTTGTACCATATCTTGCAAACCTTAGCACTAAAGGTTATAGATCCCTTATATACAG TGGTGACCATGATCTGTTGGCCCCGCACATTGAAACTCAAGCGTGGATAAGATCTCTAGATTACCCAATTATTGACGATTGGAGACAGTGGATTCATGAAGGCCAAGTTGCCGG TTACACAAGGACCTACGCAAATAAGATGACATTTGCAACAGTGAAG GGAGGAAGCCATGTTGCTTATATGTTCAAGCCTGCCGAATGCAGAACTATGCTTGAGAGATGGATATCGCATCAGCCTCTCTAA
- the LOC113726583 gene encoding uncharacterized protein isoform X1 — protein sequence MENNDKPKKMVYIYIFKGDKLEITSGNLMTSCKSFVSFSKVHSVCLKVLILLIPALSYARVLLYFFFCFLKKPCCGFFCFFPIEQGINDKGGIFFRIRWPFDSCKGPSLKLILCHLLGQEFCCRWIEILFVKNGMLKCHRVRRLHFHVGGMKPGFWKKREKSSRSYVHRVPFGCIEAGVCFPGSTLEGDSKLLLKAVVLLVEDLPLQISHRFRKIWWFILK from the exons ATGGAGAATAATGATAAGCCAAAAAAgatggtttatatatatatttttaaag GTGACAAATTGGAAATTACTTCCGGCAACCTGATGACATCTTGCAagtcttttgtttccttttctaaaGTGCATTCTGTATGCTTAAAAGTTTTGATTCTTCTAATTCCTGCACTTTCTTATGCCCgagttcttttgtacttttttttttgttttctgaaGAAACCGTGTTGTGggtttttctgttttttccCAATAGAGCAAGGGATCAATGATAAAGGAGGCATCTTTTTCAG AATTCGCTGGCCTTTTGATTCTTGCAAGGGGCCTTCTTTGAAGCTAATCCTTTGTCATTTGTTGGGACAGGAATTCTGTTGCAG GTGGATAGAAATACTATTCGTCAAAAATGGTATGTTGAAATGTCACAGAGTGAGAAGGCTGCACTTTCATGTCGGAGGCATGAAGCCAGGCTTTtggaaaaaaagggagaaatccTCACGCTCTTATGTTCATAGGGTACCGTTTGGTTGCATAGAAGCCGGTGTTTGTTTTCCTGGTTCTACTCTTGAGGGCGATAGCAAGCTACTCTTGAAGGCTGTGGTTTTACTCGTCGAG GATTTGCCATTGCAGATATCCCATCGATTCAGAAAAATATGGTGGTTCATTCTCAAATAA
- the LOC113726583 gene encoding uncharacterized protein isoform X2 has translation MENNDKPKKMVYIYIFKGDKLEITSGNLMTSCKSFVSFSKVHSVCLKVLILLIPALSYARVLLYFFFCFLKKPCCGFFCFFPIEQGINDKGGIFFRIRWPFDSCKGPSLKLILCHLLGQEFCCRWIEILFVKNGMLKCHRVRRLHFHVGGMKPGFWKKREKSSRSYVHRVPFGCIEAGVCFPGSTLEGDSKLLLKAVVLLVEISHRFRKIWWFILK, from the exons ATGGAGAATAATGATAAGCCAAAAAAgatggtttatatatatatttttaaag GTGACAAATTGGAAATTACTTCCGGCAACCTGATGACATCTTGCAagtcttttgtttccttttctaaaGTGCATTCTGTATGCTTAAAAGTTTTGATTCTTCTAATTCCTGCACTTTCTTATGCCCgagttcttttgtacttttttttttgttttctgaaGAAACCGTGTTGTGggtttttctgttttttccCAATAGAGCAAGGGATCAATGATAAAGGAGGCATCTTTTTCAG AATTCGCTGGCCTTTTGATTCTTGCAAGGGGCCTTCTTTGAAGCTAATCCTTTGTCATTTGTTGGGACAGGAATTCTGTTGCAG GTGGATAGAAATACTATTCGTCAAAAATGGTATGTTGAAATGTCACAGAGTGAGAAGGCTGCACTTTCATGTCGGAGGCATGAAGCCAGGCTTTtggaaaaaaagggagaaatccTCACGCTCTTATGTTCATAGGGTACCGTTTGGTTGCATAGAAGCCGGTGTTTGTTTTCCTGGTTCTACTCTTGAGGGCGATAGCAAGCTACTCTTGAAGGCTGTGGTTTTACTCGTCGAG ATATCCCATCGATTCAGAAAAATATGGTGGTTCATTCTCAAATAA
- the LOC113726583 gene encoding DNA repair protein RAD5B-like isoform X3, producing MALLGQRKDGENSIFHRVDWYRVVLDEAHTIKSSKTLGAQAAFKLSSYCMWCLTGTPLQNKLEDLYNLLCFLHVEPWCN from the exons ATGGCGTTGCTTGGCCAGCGGAAG GATGGGGAGAATAGCATTTTCCACAGAGTTGACTGGTACAGAGTGGTTTTGGATGAAGCTCATACCATCAAGTCCTCTAAAACTCTAGGTGCCCAGGCTGCCTTCAAATTGTCATCCTATTGCATGTGGTGTCTTACTGGTACCCCTCTTCAG AACAAGTTGGAAGACCTTTATAACCTACTTTGCTTCTTGCATGTTGAACCATGGTGTAACTAG